The following proteins are co-located in the Camelina sativa cultivar DH55 chromosome 12, Cs, whole genome shotgun sequence genome:
- the LOC104732546 gene encoding SPX and EXS domain-containing protein 1 isoform X2, with translation MFENPATISSTSPHLRKSGSKSVFIDPGVHGHLGGGVSEMGDLKGSSSPLHITTMVPSPIFLWRFKVFLFLFWALCCCKIGWDSVMRMSIDLRDLFLYEAFLYYNPLLLVTMMVWLWGVNLWVFSQGSVNYAKVFDLDHNHLTHREMWKCSMWMTIIVPTSMTAYLYLYSHGEVSLAASQPVLLYIAFALVLIFPFDIFYLSSRYFLLRTLWRIAFPLQVFSDLERSVCRMVHRQVATIAWFEADAVCGSHQIAIPLVLVFPYICRLLQCLRQYKDTKEKSSLLNALKYSTAVPVIFLSALKYHVMAESWTSFYRPLWLFSSVINSLYSFYWDVTRDWDLSGFTKIFKFSRPSAISNLLYGRQWVYFWVIGSNLVLRCAWTYKLSAHLRHNYITVFTITAMEMLRRFQWVFFRVENEWNKITKSHPMGEISLEEDKLLGSTTPHDV, from the exons ATGTTTGAAAATCCAGCAACAATCTCTTCAACCAGTCCTCATCTTCGTAAATCTGGTAGCAAATCTGTTTTCATTGATCCTG GTGTACACGGTCATTTAGGTGGTGGTGTATCAGAAATGGGTGACCTTAAAGGTTCAAGTTCACCACTTCATATTACAACTATGGTTCCTTCTCCTATTTTCCTCTGGAGATTTAAG gtttttttgtttcttttttgggcTCTGTGTTGCTGCAAG ATTGGTTGGGATTCAGTTATGAGAATGAGTATCGACCTCCgggatttatttttgtatgaagCTTTTCTTTATTAcaaccctcttcttcttgtg ACCATGATGGTATGGCTTTGGGGAGTGAATTTATGGGTGTTCTCTCAAGGAAGTGTCAATTATGCCAAAGTCTTTGATCTTGACCATAACCACCTTACTCACAGAGAGATGTGGAAG TGTAGCATGTGGATGACAATCATTGTGCCAACTAGCATGACAGCGTATCTATATTTGTATTCCCATGGGGAAGTATCTTTGGCAGCTTCACAACCG GTGCTCTTGTACATTGCTTTTGCTTTGGTTCTGATATTTCCTTTCGATATTTTCTACTTGTCATCCCGATATTTTCTGCTGAGAACATTGTGGAGGATAGCGTTTCCACTGCAG GTATTTTCCGACTTAGAGCGCTCTGTCTGCCGAATGGTGCATAGACAG GTCGCAACAATTGCTTGGTTTGAAGCTGACGCTGTCTGTGGGAGTCATCAAATTGCAATTCCTTTGGTTCTTGTTTTCCCCTACATTTGCCGTCTTTTGCAATGTCTTCGACAATACAAAGATACGAAGGAAAAATCATCTCTTTTAAATG CTCTGAAGTATTCAACAGCAGTGCCCGTGATCTTCCTTTCTGCGCTTAAATATCACGTGATGGCCGAGAGCTGGACATCATTTTACCGACCTCTCTGGCTTTTCTCAAGTGTCATCAACTCACTATACTCATTTTACTGGGATGTAACTCGAGATTGGGACTTGAG CGGTTTCACTAAGATATTCAAGTTTAGCCGTCCAAGTGCCATATCAAATCTGTTATATGGCCGGCAATGG GTGTATTTCTGGGTGATAGGGAGCAATCTGGTGCTGAGATGCGCATGGACATACAAGTTATCAGCACATTTGAGGCACAACTACATAACAGTGTTCACAATCACAGCCATGGAGATGTTGAGACGCTTTCAGTGGGTATTTTTCAGAGTAGAGAATGAGTGGAACAAGATCACCAAATCACATCCAATGGGTGAGATTTCACTTGAAGAAGACAAATTACTTGGTTCTACTACACCCCATGATGTTTAG
- the LOC104732547 gene encoding uncharacterized protein LOC104732547, translated as MTQMLSVLRRNLQNLRKSPRVADETDLQPSTAGSGQGVVAHGRREGFNAVIMRFPFSIISCFAVPSVSGTDGLWMSGDYGSVSEVNHLMVSDGMRYAILM; from the coding sequence atgacGCAGATGCTTTCCGTACTCCGTCGTAACCTTCAAAACCTTCGTAAGAGCCCTCGCGTAGCTGACGAGACTGACTTGCAGCCGTCCACTGCAGGCTCAGGGCAGGGAGTAGTAGCTCATGGAAGACGAGAAGGTTTTAATGCTGTGATCATGCGGTTCCCGTTCTCGATCATCTCTTGCTTCGCGGTACCGAGTGTTAGCGGGACTGATGGACTGTGGATGTCCGGAGATTATGGTAGTGTCTCGGAGGTTAACCATCTCATGGTTAGTGATGGCATGAGATACGCTATTTTAAtgtaa
- the LOC104732546 gene encoding SPX and EXS domain-containing protein 1 isoform X1 has translation MFENPATISSTSPHLRKSGSKSVFIDPGVHGHLGGGVSEMGDLKGSSSPLHITTMVPSPIFLWRFKVFLFLFWALCCCKIGWDSVMRMSIDLRDLFLYEAFLYYNPLLLVTMMVWLWGVNLWVFSQGSVNYAKVFDLDHNHLTHREMWKCSMWMTIIVPTSMTAYLYLYSHGEVSLAASQPVLLYIAFALVLIFPFDIFYLSSRYFLLRTLWRIAFPLQPITFPDFFLADILTSMVKVFSDLERSVCRMVHRQVATIAWFEADAVCGSHQIAIPLVLVFPYICRLLQCLRQYKDTKEKSSLLNALKYSTAVPVIFLSALKYHVMAESWTSFYRPLWLFSSVINSLYSFYWDVTRDWDLSGFTKIFKFSRPSAISNLLYGRQWVYFWVIGSNLVLRCAWTYKLSAHLRHNYITVFTITAMEMLRRFQWVFFRVENEWNKITKSHPMGEISLEEDKLLGSTTPHDV, from the exons ATGTTTGAAAATCCAGCAACAATCTCTTCAACCAGTCCTCATCTTCGTAAATCTGGTAGCAAATCTGTTTTCATTGATCCTG GTGTACACGGTCATTTAGGTGGTGGTGTATCAGAAATGGGTGACCTTAAAGGTTCAAGTTCACCACTTCATATTACAACTATGGTTCCTTCTCCTATTTTCCTCTGGAGATTTAAG gtttttttgtttcttttttgggcTCTGTGTTGCTGCAAG ATTGGTTGGGATTCAGTTATGAGAATGAGTATCGACCTCCgggatttatttttgtatgaagCTTTTCTTTATTAcaaccctcttcttcttgtg ACCATGATGGTATGGCTTTGGGGAGTGAATTTATGGGTGTTCTCTCAAGGAAGTGTCAATTATGCCAAAGTCTTTGATCTTGACCATAACCACCTTACTCACAGAGAGATGTGGAAG TGTAGCATGTGGATGACAATCATTGTGCCAACTAGCATGACAGCGTATCTATATTTGTATTCCCATGGGGAAGTATCTTTGGCAGCTTCACAACCG GTGCTCTTGTACATTGCTTTTGCTTTGGTTCTGATATTTCCTTTCGATATTTTCTACTTGTCATCCCGATATTTTCTGCTGAGAACATTGTGGAGGATAGCGTTTCCACTGCAG ccAATTACATTTCCAGACTTCTTTTTGGCAGATATTCTGACCTCCATGGTAAAG GTATTTTCCGACTTAGAGCGCTCTGTCTGCCGAATGGTGCATAGACAG GTCGCAACAATTGCTTGGTTTGAAGCTGACGCTGTCTGTGGGAGTCATCAAATTGCAATTCCTTTGGTTCTTGTTTTCCCCTACATTTGCCGTCTTTTGCAATGTCTTCGACAATACAAAGATACGAAGGAAAAATCATCTCTTTTAAATG CTCTGAAGTATTCAACAGCAGTGCCCGTGATCTTCCTTTCTGCGCTTAAATATCACGTGATGGCCGAGAGCTGGACATCATTTTACCGACCTCTCTGGCTTTTCTCAAGTGTCATCAACTCACTATACTCATTTTACTGGGATGTAACTCGAGATTGGGACTTGAG CGGTTTCACTAAGATATTCAAGTTTAGCCGTCCAAGTGCCATATCAAATCTGTTATATGGCCGGCAATGG GTGTATTTCTGGGTGATAGGGAGCAATCTGGTGCTGAGATGCGCATGGACATACAAGTTATCAGCACATTTGAGGCACAACTACATAACAGTGTTCACAATCACAGCCATGGAGATGTTGAGACGCTTTCAGTGGGTATTTTTCAGAGTAGAGAATGAGTGGAACAAGATCACCAAATCACATCCAATGGGTGAGATTTCACTTGAAGAAGACAAATTACTTGGTTCTACTACACCCCATGATGTTTAG